From Phaeobacter sp. A36a-5a, the proteins below share one genomic window:
- a CDS encoding response regulator — protein sequence MTAPTGEILANQIGSNLPFLRRYARALTGSQTSGDTYALATLEAILAEPDRYEAELKAKVALFRAFHVIWSSSGAPVELDMPDSGLETQAQKHLRALTPNTREALLLHTIEDFSTAEVAQIMEIGADEASELVKIAYQEMSKSTSGRIMIIEDEAIISMDLEGIVSEMGHRVTGIARTEDAALKLAREETPDLILSDIQLADNSSGIDAVNKILENHFDCPVIFITAFPERLLTGEGPEPAFLISKPYTEDQVRSAVSQAMFFSSTETLKA from the coding sequence ATGACCGCCCCGACAGGAGAAATTCTTGCTAATCAGATCGGGTCTAACCTGCCGTTCCTGCGCCGTTATGCGCGGGCGCTGACAGGTAGCCAGACCAGCGGTGACACCTATGCCCTTGCAACTCTGGAGGCGATCCTGGCCGAGCCGGACCGCTATGAGGCTGAGCTGAAAGCAAAGGTGGCTTTGTTCCGCGCTTTCCATGTTATCTGGAGTTCCAGCGGTGCCCCGGTTGAGCTGGATATGCCCGACAGCGGGCTGGAGACCCAGGCGCAGAAGCATCTGCGTGCGCTTACCCCAAATACCCGCGAGGCGCTTCTGCTTCACACGATTGAGGATTTCAGCACCGCAGAGGTGGCGCAGATAATGGAAATCGGCGCCGATGAAGCAAGTGAACTGGTGAAGATCGCCTATCAGGAGATGTCGAAATCCACATCGGGTCGCATCATGATCATCGAGGATGAGGCGATCATTTCGATGGATCTTGAAGGGATCGTCAGCGAAATGGGACATCGGGTGACCGGCATTGCCCGGACTGAAGATGCCGCGCTGAAACTCGCGAGGGAAGAGACACCGGATCTGATCCTGTCGGATATCCAGCTTGCGGATAACTCCAGCGGCATTGATGCGGTGAACAAGATCCTTGAAAATCATTTTGACTGCCCCGTGATCTTTATCACTGCCTTCCCCGAAAGGCTGCTGACCGGCGAAGGGCCGGAACCTGCCTTCCTGATCTCGAAGCCCTATACCGAGGATCAGGTTCGCTCGGCGGTCAGCCAGGCGATGTTCTTCTCCTCGACCGAGACGTTGAAGGCCTAA
- a CDS encoding Dps family protein: MSEALSVVPSRDDVSTGVRDTSVIASGLADVLADTYRLVFKTHAYHWNVEGPAFYSVHKLTEEQYENMFAATDELAERIRALGHLAPSSLADIVSRSKLEDKTGSLTAADMVEDLAHCHERVAHRLHALAELAGDRKDIVTEDLATARSAFHEQAAWMLRAIAKG, from the coding sequence ATGAGCGAAGCGCTTTCAGTTGTGCCCAGCCGTGATGACGTTAGCACCGGTGTCCGTGACACCTCGGTGATCGCCAGCGGGCTGGCCGATGTGCTGGCCGATACCTATCGCCTCGTGTTCAAGACCCATGCCTATCACTGGAACGTCGAAGGGCCGGCCTTCTACTCGGTCCATAAGCTGACCGAAGAGCAGTATGAGAATATGTTTGCAGCGACCGACGAGCTGGCGGAACGGATCCGCGCGCTGGGGCATCTGGCGCCGTCGAGCCTTGCCGATATCGTCAGCCGTTCGAAGCTTGAAGACAAAACCGGCTCGCTGACGGCTGCGGATATGGTTGAGGATCTCGCTCATTGTCATGAACGCGTCGCGCACCGCCTTCATGCGCTGGCCGAGTTGGCGGGCGATCGCAAGGATATCGTTACCGAGGATCTGGCGACGGCGCGCTCCGCCTTTCACGAGCAGGCCGCCTGGATGCTGCGCGCCATCGCCAAGGGCTGA
- a CDS encoding DUF1328 domain-containing protein: protein MLYWALLFFVVAVIAGLFGFGGVASASAGIAQILFFVFLVLFAIAMVVRVVKGR from the coding sequence ATGCTCTACTGGGCTTTGCTATTCTTTGTTGTCGCAGTCATCGCTGGCCTCTTCGGCTTTGGCGGTGTGGCGTCTGCCTCTGCCGGGATCGCGCAGATTTTGTTCTTCGTGTTCCTTGTACTCTTTGCCATCGCCATGGTGGTTCGGGTGGTAAAGGGCAGATAG
- a CDS encoding MurR/RpiR family transcriptional regulator, which produces MTKPPATVRELIREQYATLTQAERKFANALLANYPAAGLASITIVAANADVSTPTVARMVQKLGFKGYPQFHQALLKELEAKGSGPTQRRANWASEAPEGHLLNRFAQAVTDNLSQTFSNVDSEQFDAAVRQLADTEGRLYVVGGRITRALADYAFTHFQAIRQRVTHMTSSSATWPHYVLDMVEGDTLLMFDVRRYETNLQRLAELASERGVRVILITDQWSSPIGSVAAHTFNCWVEIPSAWDSNISTMMLLEAMISAAQEERWDETRARYEKLDTIFDTTRLFRKFT; this is translated from the coding sequence GTGACAAAACCGCCCGCCACCGTGCGCGAACTCATCCGGGAGCAATATGCAACCCTGACCCAGGCAGAGCGCAAATTCGCAAATGCCCTGCTGGCCAATTATCCGGCGGCTGGTCTGGCCTCTATCACCATTGTTGCCGCCAATGCCGATGTGTCGACACCCACCGTGGCGCGCATGGTGCAGAAGCTTGGTTTCAAAGGATATCCGCAGTTCCATCAGGCCCTGCTGAAAGAGCTGGAGGCAAAGGGATCCGGCCCGACCCAGCGCCGGGCCAACTGGGCGTCGGAGGCGCCGGAGGGGCATCTTCTGAACAGATTTGCACAGGCGGTGACCGACAACCTCAGTCAGACCTTTTCCAACGTCGATTCAGAGCAGTTCGATGCGGCGGTCCGGCAGCTGGCCGATACTGAGGGTCGGCTCTATGTGGTTGGCGGGCGCATCACCCGTGCGCTTGCGGATTATGCCTTCACGCATTTTCAGGCCATTCGCCAGCGGGTCACACATATGACCTCCTCCTCGGCGACCTGGCCGCATTACGTGCTGGATATGGTGGAAGGCGACACGCTGCTGATGTTCGACGTACGCCGCTATGAGACCAACCTGCAACGGCTGGCCGAACTGGCCTCGGAACGGGGGGTGCGGGTGATCCTGATCACCGACCAATGGTCCAGCCCCATCGGATCTGTGGCGGCGCATACCTTCAATTGCTGGGTGGAAATCCCCTCGGCCTGGGACTCGAACATCTCAACCATGATGCTGCTGGAGGCGATGATCTCGGCCGCACAGGAGGAGCGCTGGGACGAGACGCGCGCGCGCTACGAGAAACTCGATACAATCTTCGACACCACGCGGCTGTTTCGCAAATTCACCTGA
- a CDS encoding N-formylglutamate amidohydrolase, whose amino-acid sequence MSLSDSNAPSAAAPELPNEAVEIWNAAGTGDVLVLCEHASNHIPARYEGLGLSEDDRASHAAWDPGALAVAKGLSVALDAPLVASRVSRLVYDCNRPPEAASAMPAKSELIEVPGNRDLDAAARAERVDSVYTPFCAAVAQVIADRRAAGRETMLVTVHSFTPIFYGTPRSVEIGILHDADSRLADAMLEAAPALPDRQIERNAPYGPQDGVTHSLVLHGQNNGLANVMIEVRNDLLQTPEQEAAMTDELLCLLRPALSALTSKEAANA is encoded by the coding sequence ATGTCACTGAGCGATTCCAACGCTCCATCTGCCGCCGCACCGGAACTGCCCAACGAGGCAGTAGAGATCTGGAATGCAGCGGGCACCGGCGATGTGCTGGTGCTGTGCGAACATGCCAGCAACCACATTCCGGCGCGGTATGAGGGGCTTGGCCTGTCGGAGGATGACCGCGCCAGCCATGCCGCCTGGGATCCCGGCGCATTGGCGGTGGCCAAGGGTCTATCGGTGGCTCTGGACGCGCCGCTGGTCGCAAGCCGGGTGTCGCGGCTGGTCTATGACTGCAACCGCCCGCCCGAAGCTGCCAGTGCCATGCCCGCGAAATCGGAACTGATCGAAGTCCCCGGCAACCGTGATCTGGATGCGGCGGCGCGGGCCGAACGGGTCGACAGCGTCTACACCCCTTTCTGCGCGGCCGTGGCGCAGGTGATCGCTGATCGCAGGGCCGCAGGTCGCGAGACGATGCTGGTGACGGTCCACAGCTTTACCCCGATCTTTTACGGCACCCCGCGCAGCGTCGAAATCGGCATCCTGCACGATGCGGACAGCCGCTTGGCCGATGCGATGCTGGAGGCCGCCCCGGCCCTGCCCGACCGCCAGATCGAGCGCAACGCGCCCTATGGCCCGCAGGACGGTGTCACACATTCGCTGGTGCTGCATGGTCAGAACAATGGTTTGGCCAATGTGATGATCGAAGTGCGTAACGATCTGTTGCAGACCCCGGAACAGGAAGCCGCCATGACAGACGAATTGCTGTGTCTGCTGCGCCCGGCCCTGAGCGCGCTGACCAGTAAGGAGGCAGCCAATGCCTAG
- a CDS encoding TRAP transporter small permease subunit: MPSAIKSYVRAIDAMNRVIGRFAMYLIFVLVGVLLWSSVSKTFFNPSLWTLETAQFVMVAYYILGGPYSIQMGSNVRMDLFYGAWSLKTKAMVDAVTVLFLMFYLGILFYGAVSSTAYSLGYFGLEPFQFFGELLTILVSEGVDAASAKLGYLERSSTAWRPFMWPIKTILCFGVFLMLLQCLAELFRDLGRLRGDDF; encoded by the coding sequence ATGCCTAGTGCCATCAAGAGCTATGTACGCGCCATCGACGCGATGAACCGCGTGATTGGCCGTTTCGCCATGTATCTGATCTTTGTGCTGGTTGGGGTGCTTCTGTGGTCCTCGGTGTCAAAGACCTTTTTCAACCCGTCACTCTGGACGCTGGAGACCGCGCAGTTTGTCATGGTCGCCTACTATATTCTGGGCGGTCCCTACTCGATCCAGATGGGCAGCAATGTACGGATGGATCTGTTCTATGGCGCATGGTCGCTCAAGACCAAGGCCATGGTCGATGCCGTCACCGTGCTGTTCCTGATGTTCTACCTTGGGATCCTGTTTTATGGCGCCGTCAGCTCCACCGCCTATTCGCTGGGGTATTTCGGGCTGGAGCCGTTTCAGTTCTTCGGAGAGCTGCTGACAATCCTTGTGAGCGAAGGCGTCGATGCCGCCAGCGCCAAACTCGGCTATCTGGAACGCAGCTCCACCGCCTGGCGCCCCTTCATGTGGCCGATCAAAACCATCCTCTGTTTCGGCGTCTTTCTGATGCTGCTGCAATGCCTTGCTGAATTGTTCCGTGATCTCGGACGCCTTCGCGGAGACGACTTCTAA
- a CDS encoding TRAP transporter large permease, which translates to MSYELIAIMMFAGMMLMLMTGQRVFGAIGFVGAVAGLLLWGTGGSEIPFSAAMKLMKWYPLLTLPMFIFMGYVLSESKIADDLYRMFHVWMGPVKGGLAIGTIGLMVLISAMNGLSVAGMAIGATIALPELLRRGYDKTLVTGTIQAGSSLGILVPPSVVLVLYAMIARQPVGQLWLAGVVPGLLMAAMFIIYIYLRARMQPELGPAMSPEDLAEYERISDHPLRLNYIVLALLVLVPLVVKMGIIEAKPAMGVALAGAVLAFVTRGVPIFYHDVFMKEKYRLLFSGVLPLAIFAAMMVPFVNGWTSLVESSAIGAMTAFVAAILKGRMNKEVFETSVRSTLGISCMFMWIILAALGFGAIFDGLGAVKAIEDLFTTQLGLSPWMILILMQLSFIVMGTFLDDTAMLVIVAPLYVPLVGALGFDLIWYGVLYTITTQIAYMTPPFGYNLFLMRAMAPPEIGLKDIYVSIIPFAAVMVVALALVMMFPQIALWLPDYVYGK; encoded by the coding sequence ATGTCCTATGAACTCATCGCCATTATGATGTTTGCCGGCATGATGCTGATGCTGATGACCGGTCAGCGTGTGTTTGGCGCAATCGGTTTCGTCGGCGCTGTGGCCGGTCTGCTGCTCTGGGGCACTGGCGGCAGTGAAATCCCCTTCTCCGCGGCCATGAAGCTGATGAAATGGTATCCTCTGCTCACGCTGCCAATGTTCATCTTCATGGGGTACGTGCTGTCGGAATCGAAGATCGCAGATGATCTCTACCGGATGTTTCACGTGTGGATGGGTCCGGTCAAAGGCGGGCTGGCGATTGGTACCATTGGTCTGATGGTCCTGATCTCGGCGATGAACGGTCTGTCAGTGGCTGGTATGGCCATCGGCGCCACCATCGCCCTGCCCGAGCTTTTGCGCCGTGGCTATGACAAGACGCTGGTCACCGGCACCATTCAGGCCGGTTCCTCCCTCGGCATTCTGGTGCCGCCCTCCGTCGTGCTGGTGCTCTATGCGATGATCGCGCGCCAGCCGGTTGGTCAGCTCTGGCTCGCCGGTGTTGTTCCGGGTCTGTTGATGGCGGCCATGTTCATCATCTACATCTATCTGCGCGCCCGGATGCAGCCCGAACTCGGCCCCGCCATGAGCCCCGAGGATCTCGCCGAATATGAGCGCATCAGCGATCATCCGCTGCGCCTGAACTACATCGTTCTGGCCCTTCTGGTGCTGGTGCCGCTGGTGGTCAAGATGGGCATCATCGAGGCAAAACCCGCAATGGGCGTGGCTCTTGCCGGTGCTGTTCTGGCCTTTGTCACCAGAGGCGTTCCGATCTTCTATCATGATGTCTTCATGAAGGAAAAATACCGCCTGCTGTTCTCCGGCGTGCTGCCCTTGGCGATCTTTGCCGCGATGATGGTTCCCTTTGTGAATGGCTGGACCTCGCTGGTGGAAAGCTCCGCCATTGGTGCGATGACCGCCTTTGTCGCGGCCATTCTCAAAGGTCGGATGAACAAGGAGGTGTTTGAAACTTCGGTGCGCTCCACCCTGGGGATTTCCTGCATGTTCATGTGGATCATCCTCGCCGCGCTTGGCTTTGGCGCAATTTTTGATGGTCTGGGCGCGGTGAAGGCGATCGAGGATCTGTTCACCACGCAGCTGGGTCTCAGCCCCTGGATGATCCTGATCCTGATGCAGCTGAGCTTTATCGTGATGGGCACGTTCCTTGATGACACCGCGATGCTGGTGATCGTGGCGCCGCTTTATGTGCCGCTTGTGGGGGCGCTGGGGTTCGATCTGATCTGGTACGGTGTGCTTTATACCATCACCACCCAGATCGCCTATATGACGCCGCCCTTTGGCTACAACCTGTTCCTGATGCGGGCGATGGCGCCACCGGAAATCGGGCTGAAAGACATCTACGTCTCAATCATCCCCTTTGCCGCTGTCATGGTGGTCGCACTCGCCCTGGTCATGATGTTCCCGCAGATTGCCCTGTGGCTGCCGGACTATGTTTACGGAAAATAA
- a CDS encoding TRAP transporter substrate-binding protein, translated as MTTRRKFIQTAGVGALAAPLATPALAQSKITWRMQTYAGAALAEHVVKPAIDMFNKIAGDRMQIELYYADQLVPTGELFRAMQRGTIDAVQSDDDSMASPTEVTVFGGYFPFASRYSLDVPVLFNQYGLNEIWDEEYSKVGVKHISAGAWDPCHFATKDPINSLADLNGKRVFTFPTAGRFLSQFGVVPVTLPWEDIEVAMQTGELDGIAWSGITEDYTVGWADVTNYFLTNNISGAWAGSFFANQGRWNELPEDLQTLFRVCCDQSHYYRQWWYWGGEASLRVNGDKMKLTTIPDNEWQQVEDAAVKFWDEIAAESPTKARVVEIIKKYNADMQKAGRPYRYG; from the coding sequence ATGACGACAAGACGTAAGTTTATACAGACCGCCGGTGTCGGCGCCCTGGCCGCACCGCTGGCCACACCTGCGCTGGCTCAGTCGAAAATCACCTGGCGTATGCAGACCTATGCCGGTGCGGCACTGGCCGAGCATGTGGTGAAACCCGCCATCGACATGTTCAACAAGATCGCAGGCGACCGCATGCAGATCGAGCTCTACTATGCCGACCAGCTGGTCCCCACCGGCGAGCTGTTCCGCGCCATGCAGCGCGGCACGATCGACGCGGTGCAGTCGGATGACGACTCGATGGCCTCGCCCACCGAAGTCACTGTCTTTGGCGGCTATTTCCCCTTCGCCTCGCGCTACTCGCTCGATGTGCCTGTGCTGTTCAACCAATATGGTCTGAACGAGATCTGGGACGAGGAATACTCCAAGGTCGGCGTCAAGCATATCTCGGCAGGCGCCTGGGACCCCTGCCATTTCGCCACCAAGGATCCGATCAACTCGCTGGCCGACCTCAATGGGAAACGCGTCTTCACCTTCCCGACCGCCGGCCGTTTCCTGAGCCAGTTCGGCGTGGTGCCGGTCACCCTGCCGTGGGAAGACATCGAAGTTGCCATGCAGACTGGCGAGCTGGACGGCATCGCCTGGTCCGGCATCACCGAGGATTACACCGTCGGCTGGGCGGATGTGACCAACTACTTCCTGACCAACAACATCTCCGGCGCCTGGGCTGGCTCCTTCTTTGCCAACCAGGGCCGCTGGAACGAGCTGCCCGAGGACCTGCAGACCCTGTTCCGTGTCTGCTGTGATCAGTCGCATTATTATCGCCAGTGGTGGTACTGGGGTGGCGAAGCCTCCTTGCGCGTGAACGGCGACAAGATGAAACTGACTACGATTCCGGACAATGAATGGCAGCAGGTCGAAGACGCCGCCGTCAAATTCTGGGACGAGATCGCCGCCGAAAGCCCGACCAAAGCGCGCGTTGTCGAGATCATCAAGAAGTACAACGCCGACATGCAGAAGGCCGGCCGCCCCTATCGCTACGGCTAA
- a CDS encoding glutamine synthetase family protein, with the protein MLSFDTLKDQVADGTVDTVLVCLVDMQGRLMGKRFHAKHFVNGAWEETHCCNYLLATDLAMATPEGYASTSWENGYGDYVMKPDLATLRPVPWLAGTVMVLCDVLDHHSHEEVPHSPRAILKRQVNRLKEMGFDAMCATELEFFLFEKSFDEIRKSGFRDLQPISGYNEDYSILQTSREEHILRPIRNHLWDAGLPIENSKGEAETGQEELNIKYAAAMDTAEYHTIAKHAVKEIAQQQGHAVTFLPKWHHEKVGSSSHVHQSLWQDGKPAFYDESDALGMSSLMKAYMAGLLKYAPDYTAFMAPYINSYKRFMKGTFAPTRIIWSVDNRTAGYRLCGVGSKAIRVECRIPGSDMNPYLAIAGMLAAGIAGIEEGLELQAPTKGDVYQGDTGMIPGTLREAAAALKSSAMLRATMGDAVVDHYVRAAEVEIEDFERIVTDYEIARGFERV; encoded by the coding sequence ATGCTCTCCTTCGATACGCTCAAAGACCAGGTTGCCGACGGTACCGTTGATACAGTTCTTGTGTGCCTTGTGGACATGCAGGGTCGGCTGATGGGCAAACGCTTTCACGCCAAGCATTTTGTGAACGGCGCCTGGGAAGAGACCCATTGCTGCAACTATCTCCTCGCCACCGATCTGGCGATGGCGACGCCGGAAGGCTATGCCTCGACCAGCTGGGAAAACGGCTATGGCGATTATGTCATGAAGCCGGATCTGGCCACGCTGCGCCCGGTGCCCTGGCTGGCTGGCACGGTGATGGTGCTCTGTGATGTGCTGGATCACCACAGCCATGAGGAAGTCCCCCATTCTCCCCGCGCCATCCTGAAACGTCAGGTGAACCGTCTCAAAGAGATGGGTTTTGACGCGATGTGCGCCACTGAGCTGGAATTCTTCCTGTTCGAGAAGAGCTTTGACGAAATCCGCAAATCCGGTTTCCGCGATCTGCAGCCGATCTCGGGCTACAATGAGGACTACAGCATCCTGCAGACCTCGCGTGAGGAACATATCCTGCGCCCGATCCGCAACCACCTGTGGGATGCAGGGCTGCCGATCGAGAATTCCAAGGGCGAGGCCGAGACCGGTCAGGAAGAGCTGAACATCAAATATGCCGCCGCGATGGATACGGCTGAATATCACACCATTGCCAAACATGCGGTGAAAGAGATCGCCCAGCAGCAGGGCCATGCCGTCACCTTCCTGCCGAAATGGCATCACGAGAAGGTCGGCTCCTCCTCCCATGTCCACCAGTCGCTGTGGCAGGACGGCAAACCTGCCTTCTATGACGAGAGCGACGCGCTGGGCATGTCATCGCTGATGAAGGCCTACATGGCGGGTCTGCTGAAATACGCGCCGGATTACACCGCCTTCATGGCGCCCTATATCAACAGCTACAAACGCTTCATGAAGGGCACCTTTGCCCCGACCCGTATCATCTGGTCGGTGGACAACCGCACCGCAGGCTATCGCCTCTGCGGTGTCGGCAGCAAGGCAATCCGCGTGGAATGCCGGATACCCGGCTCGGACATGAACCCCTATCTCGCGATCGCCGGTATGCTGGCGGCGGGTATTGCAGGCATCGAGGAAGGGCTTGAGCTGCAGGCCCCCACCAAGGGCGATGTCTATCAGGGCGACACCGGCATGATCCCCGGCACGCTGCGTGAGGCGGCGGCGGCACTCAAAAGCTCGGCCATGTTGCGGGCCACCATGGGCGATGCGGTGGTTGACCACTATGTCCGTGCGGCGGAAGTTGAGATCGAGGATTTCGAGCGGATCGTGACCGACTACGAGATTGCCCGCGGGTTTGAGCGCGTCTGA
- a CDS encoding aldehyde dehydrogenase family protein gives MGQTLKCISPIDGSVYAERETLSPEAAAERAKAARVAQAAWAARPLQERIDLVMAGVAAVGAMNDEIVPELAQMMGRPVRYGGEFGGFNERASHMAAIAAESLADIEVGEDATFKRYIKRVPHGVVLVVAPWNYPYMTAINTVAPALIAGNTVVLKHATQTLLVGERMAQAFQSAGVPADVFQNVFLDHDTTSALIADRAFDFVNFTGSVGGGQAMERAAAGTFTGVGSELGGKDPGYVMEDADLDAAVDTLIDGAMFNAGQCCCGIERIYVHESLYDAFVEKAVAIVKGYKLGNPLEAETTIGPMANVRFAQEVRDQIAEAVAAGAVAHIAPFAEDDGGAYLTPQILTIVTHDMRVMRDESFGPVVGIMKVTSDEEAIALMNDSEFGLTASLWTRDVERAARVGDQIETGTVFMNRADYLDPGLCWTGCKNTGRGGGLSIIGFHNLTRPKSYHLKKVTG, from the coding sequence ATGGGCCAGACCCTGAAATGTATCTCACCGATCGACGGATCGGTCTATGCCGAGCGCGAGACGCTGTCACCGGAGGCCGCAGCAGAGCGTGCCAAGGCAGCACGTGTGGCCCAGGCGGCCTGGGCCGCCCGCCCCCTGCAGGAGCGGATTGACCTGGTGATGGCCGGCGTCGCCGCCGTGGGGGCCATGAATGACGAGATCGTGCCGGAGCTGGCCCAGATGATGGGGCGCCCGGTGCGCTATGGCGGCGAGTTTGGCGGCTTCAACGAACGTGCCAGCCACATGGCCGCGATTGCGGCAGAGTCGCTTGCGGATATCGAGGTTGGAGAGGACGCCACCTTCAAACGCTACATCAAGCGCGTGCCCCATGGGGTTGTGTTGGTGGTCGCGCCCTGGAACTACCCCTATATGACCGCAATCAACACCGTGGCGCCTGCGCTGATTGCGGGCAATACCGTGGTGTTGAAACATGCCACCCAGACGCTTCTGGTGGGCGAGCGCATGGCGCAGGCCTTCCAGTCGGCGGGCGTTCCGGCAGATGTGTTCCAGAATGTCTTTCTGGATCATGACACCACCTCCGCGCTGATCGCAGACCGCGCGTTTGACTTCGTGAACTTCACAGGCTCCGTCGGTGGCGGCCAGGCGATGGAGCGCGCAGCGGCCGGCACCTTTACCGGCGTCGGCTCCGAGCTGGGCGGCAAGGATCCGGGTTATGTGATGGAAGACGCCGATCTTGATGCGGCGGTGGACACGCTGATTGACGGCGCCATGTTCAACGCAGGCCAGTGCTGCTGCGGCATCGAGCGGATCTATGTCCATGAGAGCCTTTACGACGCCTTTGTCGAGAAGGCAGTGGCCATCGTGAAAGGCTACAAGCTGGGCAATCCGCTGGAGGCCGAAACCACCATTGGCCCGATGGCCAATGTGCGCTTTGCACAGGAGGTGCGCGACCAGATCGCCGAGGCGGTAGCGGCGGGTGCTGTCGCCCATATCGCGCCCTTCGCCGAGGATGACGGCGGTGCCTATCTCACACCGCAGATCCTGACCATTGTGACTCATGACATGCGGGTGATGCGCGACGAGAGCTTTGGCCCTGTCGTGGGCATCATGAAAGTCACCTCTGACGAAGAGGCGATTGCGCTGATGAATGACAGCGAATTTGGCCTCACCGCGTCGCTATGGACCCGCGATGTCGAGCGCGCCGCGCGTGTTGGCGATCAGATCGAAACCGGCACCGTGTTTATGAACCGCGCCGATTATCTGGATCCGGGCCTGTGCTGGACCGGCTGCAAGAACACCGGCCGCGGTGGGGGTCTGTCGATCATCGGCTTCCATAACCTCACCCGCCCGAAATCCTATCACCTGAAAAAAGTCACGGGCTGA
- a CDS encoding iron-containing alcohol dehydrogenase, protein MTLVGNWSYPTAIKFGAGRIKELADACAAVGMKKPLLVTDKGLAELPVTQATLGILDAAGLGRAMFCEVDPNPNEKNLEAGVAAYKAGGHDGVIAFGGGSGLDLGKMVAFMCGQTRPVWDFEDIGDWWTRADADAIAPIIAVPTTAGTGSEVGRASVITDSVTHQKKIIFHPKVLPTVVICDPELTVGMPKFITAGTGLDAFAHCVEAFSSPHYHPMSQGIALEGMRLVKDFLPRAYADGTDIEARAQMMSAAAMGATAFQKGLGAIHAMSHPIGAVFNTHHGTTNAVCMPAVLAFNAPEIRERFNTAAAYLGIDCGFDGFCAYVQELNDSLGIPRGLADLGVTEDAIPELVRGALIDPSCGGNPVVLDEANLTQLFKDAM, encoded by the coding sequence ATGACTCTTGTTGGAAACTGGTCCTACCCGACCGCAATCAAATTCGGCGCAGGCCGGATCAAGGAACTGGCGGACGCCTGCGCTGCTGTCGGCATGAAGAAACCTCTGCTGGTCACCGACAAAGGCCTGGCCGAACTGCCCGTCACCCAAGCCACCCTCGGCATCCTGGATGCTGCGGGCCTTGGCCGGGCGATGTTCTGCGAGGTTGACCCGAACCCGAACGAGAAGAACCTCGAAGCCGGTGTTGCCGCCTACAAGGCGGGCGGCCATGACGGGGTTATCGCTTTTGGCGGCGGCTCTGGCCTCGATCTGGGCAAGATGGTCGCCTTCATGTGCGGCCAGACCCGACCGGTTTGGGATTTTGAAGACATCGGCGACTGGTGGACCCGCGCCGATGCCGATGCAATCGCGCCAATCATCGCCGTGCCGACCACCGCAGGCACCGGCTCCGAGGTCGGCCGCGCCTCTGTGATCACCGACAGTGTGACCCATCAGAAAAAGATCATCTTCCACCCCAAGGTGCTGCCGACCGTGGTGATCTGTGATCCCGAGCTGACCGTGGGCATGCCGAAGTTCATCACCGCAGGCACCGGGCTGGATGCCTTTGCCCATTGCGTCGAGGCGTTCTCCAGCCCGCATTACCACCCGATGTCGCAGGGCATCGCGCTGGAAGGCATGCGCCTGGTAAAGGATTTCCTGCCGCGCGCCTATGCCGATGGTACCGATATCGAGGCGCGCGCGCAGATGATGTCGGCTGCGGCCATGGGTGCCACCGCCTTCCAGAAAGGCCTCGGCGCGATCCACGCCATGAGCCATCCGATCGGCGCAGTGTTCAACACCCACCACGGCACCACCAATGCGGTCTGCATGCCTGCGGTTCTGGCCTTCAACGCGCCGGAAATCCGCGAGCGGTTCAACACCGCAGCTGCCTATCTGGGCATCGACTGCGGCTTTGACGGTTTCTGCGCCTATGTGCAGGAGCTGAACGACAGTCTCGGTATCCCACGTGGCCTCGCGGACCTCGGCGTCACCGAAGACGCCATCCCCGAGCTGGTCCGAGGCGCCCTGATCGACCCCTCCTGCGGCGGCAACCCTGTCGTTCTGGATGAAGCCAATCTTACGCAGCTGTTCAAGGACGCGATGTGA